One part of the Rhodococcus oxybenzonivorans genome encodes these proteins:
- a CDS encoding aromatic-ring-hydroxylating dioxygenase subunit beta — protein MIDTTSPTIPFLTKPAPIDVALQQEIEQFYYWEAKLLNDRRYPEWFALLADDIHYLMPIRTTRVMREASQEYNGPRDYAHFDEDALQMRQRLRKITSDVSWSENPASRTRHVISNVMVVDGERSGEYETSNVFVVYRNRLERQVDIFAGERKDLLRRTGSDSGFEIVRRTILLDQSTILSNNLSFFF, from the coding sequence ATGATCGATACAACGTCACCAACCATTCCGTTTCTTACTAAACCAGCGCCCATCGACGTGGCGCTGCAGCAGGAAATAGAGCAATTCTATTACTGGGAAGCGAAGCTACTCAACGACCGCCGATACCCAGAATGGTTCGCACTCCTGGCGGACGACATCCATTACCTGATGCCGATTCGGACTACGCGCGTCATGCGTGAAGCTTCTCAGGAGTACAACGGTCCTAGGGACTACGCGCATTTCGATGAAGATGCCCTGCAGATGCGTCAGCGTCTGCGCAAGATCACCTCGGATGTCAGCTGGTCCGAGAATCCCGCTTCGCGCACGCGGCACGTGATCTCGAATGTCATGGTGGTCGATGGCGAGAGGTCCGGCGAATACGAGACGTCGAACGTCTTCGTCGTCTACCGAAACCGTCTGGAGCGGCAGGTCGACATCTTCGCAGGCGAACGCAAAGACCTGCTGCGGAGAACGGGCAGTGACAGCGGATTCGAAATCGTGCGACGGACAATATTGCTGGATCAGAGCACAATTCTGTCCAACAATCTCAGCTTCTTCTTTTAG
- a CDS encoding non-heme iron oxygenase ferredoxin subunit yields MPLTRICNSNDLPPGEMLRFEGGAEPILVSNVDGEFFAVQDTCSHDEWSLAEGMLEGGVVECTLHWAKFCVRTGKVKALPASVPLRTFATKVEGDEVFVELDSEATV; encoded by the coding sequence ATGCCTCTCACACGGATCTGTAACTCGAACGACCTACCACCGGGTGAAATGCTGCGCTTCGAAGGTGGCGCGGAGCCCATCTTGGTTTCCAATGTCGACGGAGAGTTCTTCGCAGTCCAGGACACCTGTTCGCACGACGAGTGGTCGCTCGCCGAGGGAATGCTCGAGGGCGGTGTCGTCGAGTGCACATTGCACTGGGCGAAGTTCTGTGTACGAACAGGCAAGGTGAAGGCTTTGCCCGCCTCCGTACCTCTCCGCACCTTCGCGACCAAAGTCGAGGGAGACGAAGTGTTCGTCGAACTGGACAGCGAAGCGACAGTCTGA
- a CDS encoding NAD(P)/FAD-dependent oxidoreductase produces MVSTIAVVGSGVAGVAAVQALRSEGYDGRLFLIGKEREHPYDRTALSKTVLCGEKSHPPLLLPTDSIADLRVEMVLDTTAVRLDVERCELEFDNGSSLKADRVLLATGARARAAAIPGVTLAGVATLRTATDAYELRQQWHPGQHLIVVGGGLIGCEVATTARKLGLDVTILEASDELLQRVLGRRIGRWCRQRLEELGVTVRLNAGVAEFTGTDRLTGVIDTAGEVLSADSAILCVGAEPETMLAEESGLRCSRGIVVNASGGTGAESVFAAGDAASWPLRTGGRRSLETYINSQKEAAAVASAMLGSPVPAAQVPLSWTEIAGRHIQMVGDIEGAGTFVARGNLEDGAAVLFRVDNGSVMAAVSVDAPRDFAMAARLVDAGLHVNQDALSDSDMELRKIYQAARREAALT; encoded by the coding sequence ATGGTCTCGACTATTGCGGTCGTCGGCAGTGGCGTCGCGGGCGTGGCTGCGGTGCAGGCGCTGCGGTCTGAGGGATATGACGGGCGTCTATTCCTGATCGGCAAAGAGAGGGAACATCCCTACGACCGCACCGCGCTCTCTAAAACGGTCCTGTGCGGAGAGAAGAGCCACCCTCCGCTGCTGTTACCGACGGACTCCATCGCCGACTTGCGGGTGGAGATGGTGCTGGACACGACGGCAGTGCGGTTGGACGTCGAACGTTGCGAACTCGAGTTCGACAATGGTTCCTCGCTGAAAGCCGATCGCGTGTTGCTGGCCACCGGAGCGCGTGCGCGCGCGGCAGCCATCCCCGGCGTGACGCTGGCCGGTGTTGCCACCTTACGGACCGCGACCGACGCCTATGAACTCCGCCAGCAGTGGCACCCGGGTCAACACCTCATCGTAGTCGGAGGAGGTCTGATCGGGTGCGAGGTCGCCACCACCGCCCGCAAGCTGGGCCTTGACGTCACCATCCTGGAAGCGTCGGACGAATTGCTCCAACGTGTTCTCGGTCGACGAATCGGTCGATGGTGCCGACAGCGTTTGGAAGAACTCGGCGTCACGGTCAGATTGAACGCAGGAGTGGCCGAGTTCACGGGCACCGATCGGCTCACCGGTGTTATCGACACCGCAGGAGAGGTTCTGTCCGCAGACTCCGCAATCCTGTGTGTCGGAGCCGAACCCGAGACAATGCTTGCCGAGGAGTCCGGACTGCGCTGCAGTCGCGGCATTGTCGTCAACGCCTCCGGCGGTACCGGTGCCGAGAGTGTCTTCGCCGCTGGCGACGCCGCTTCGTGGCCCCTTCGAACAGGCGGTCGACGATCGCTCGAAACCTACATCAACAGCCAGAAGGAGGCCGCCGCCGTCGCGTCGGCGATGCTCGGCAGCCCCGTTCCCGCTGCACAGGTACCTCTGTCCTGGACCGAGATTGCTGGTCGTCACATTCAGATGGTCGGGGATATCGAGGGAGCCGGCACTTTCGTCGCGCGAGGAAATCTCGAGGACGGCGCAGCTGTGCTGTTCAGGGTGGACAACGGCAGCGTGATGGCCGCGGTTTCGGTAGATGCGCCGCGCGACTTCGCCATGGCGGCTCGTCTCGTCGACGCTGGCCTCCATGTGAATCAGGACGCTCTCTCGGATTCGGATATGGAGTTGCGAAAAATTTATCAAGCAGCTCGTCGCGAAGCGGCACTTACGTGA